One part of the Mariniblastus fucicola genome encodes these proteins:
- a CDS encoding TlpA family protein disulfide reductase yields the protein MLRLRLFAFLFAALLSAATTINAQEGLWDAQLDSPGGPIRFGLKLERSSEEHWSAWLVNGSEQIEVPSVKLADNGNLVLSIDHYDSQLSLVQVPKTDVSDTSLTGTWKKRRKANQWVEMSLNASLVKEQKPDQTAAPLSFDGRWKVKFSSSDSPAVGIFKSDAKTNVLSGTFLTTTGDYRFLAGSVVEDSMELSCFDGAHAFLFKAKQNDDGSLTGDFWSSNTWHETWTATRDKDAQLPDSFQLTTATAANINTLSFPDLNQNETRLDDDRFAAPVRIIHIFGSWCPNCHDAGKYLAELKAKYGNKISVVGIAFELTGDANRDAVQVRKYLKRHGLDHPVLIGGGSSSKDKASEAMTIIDEVRSYPTTVFANKDGKIVAVHQGFSGPATGEAYTALKSGFEAVIEGILTSNK from the coding sequence ATGCTTCGCCTACGACTGTTTGCCTTTCTGTTTGCAGCGCTGCTGAGCGCCGCAACAACGATCAACGCCCAGGAGGGCCTTTGGGACGCTCAGCTTGATTCTCCAGGCGGCCCAATCCGATTCGGTCTGAAGCTGGAAAGATCCAGTGAAGAGCATTGGTCTGCCTGGTTGGTCAACGGCAGTGAACAGATCGAAGTCCCAAGTGTGAAGCTCGCTGACAACGGCAATCTCGTTCTGTCGATCGATCACTACGATTCGCAGTTATCGCTGGTTCAGGTCCCCAAGACTGATGTTTCCGACACGTCGCTGACCGGGACCTGGAAGAAACGCCGAAAGGCAAACCAGTGGGTCGAGATGAGCCTCAACGCTTCTTTGGTAAAAGAGCAGAAACCAGATCAGACGGCGGCCCCACTTTCGTTTGACGGCCGGTGGAAAGTCAAGTTCTCCAGCAGCGATTCACCAGCGGTCGGCATTTTCAAATCGGACGCCAAGACAAACGTGCTCAGCGGAACGTTTCTGACAACGACCGGTGACTATCGCTTTCTGGCCGGATCGGTTGTCGAGGACTCGATGGAACTAAGCTGTTTCGACGGCGCCCACGCTTTTCTGTTCAAAGCAAAACAGAATGACGATGGCTCACTCACGGGTGACTTCTGGTCTTCAAATACCTGGCACGAAACGTGGACGGCAACGCGCGATAAAGACGCGCAACTCCCGGACAGTTTTCAGCTGACGACTGCTACCGCTGCCAACATCAACACTCTTTCATTTCCCGATCTCAACCAGAATGAAACGAGACTCGACGACGATCGCTTTGCTGCCCCCGTTCGCATCATCCACATTTTTGGCAGCTGGTGTCCGAACTGTCACGATGCCGGAAAGTATCTGGCTGAGCTAAAAGCAAAATACGGCAACAAGATCTCGGTTGTCGGAATCGCGTTTGAACTGACTGGCGATGCCAATCGCGATGCGGTTCAGGTTCGCAAGTACCTCAAACGCCACGGGCTCGACCACCCCGTGCTGATCGGCGGCGGTTCGTCATCGAAAGACAAAGCCTCAGAAGCGATGACCATTATCGACGAAGTGCGGTCTTACCCGACTACCGTTTTCGCAAACAAGGATGGAAAGATTGTCGCCGTTCATCAGGGCTTTTCTGGACCCGCGACAGGTGAAGCCTACACTGCACTGAAATCAGGATTCGAAGCCGTTATCGAAGGAATCCTGACGTCGAACAAATAA
- the cobA gene encoding uroporphyrinogen-III C-methyltransferase gives MIARQGVVHLVGAGPGDPELMTMKGARLLSEADVVIHDRLIPMEVLDWCREGAEKIDVGKYPEHHRVSQEQINELLVHHATRGSMVVRLKGGDPFVFGRGYEELQVCREHGIACFIVPGVSSSISAAASAGIPVTSRGVARSFAVVTGQTDPALGRYSFDFDALARMDTIVLLMARKNLAEITAGLIAAGLGSDTPAASIENATCENQRVAYGSVSTISDVVKEVGIDSPVVTIIGQVAGMLNQDLIEIPEVRAVLG, from the coding sequence ATGATTGCCAGACAGGGAGTGGTTCATTTGGTTGGTGCTGGTCCTGGTGACCCCGAACTGATGACGATGAAGGGGGCTCGGCTACTGTCGGAGGCCGATGTGGTGATCCATGATCGGCTGATTCCGATGGAAGTGTTGGACTGGTGCCGCGAAGGCGCGGAGAAGATCGATGTTGGGAAGTATCCTGAGCATCATCGGGTTTCGCAGGAACAGATCAACGAGCTTCTTGTTCACCACGCGACCAGAGGTAGCATGGTGGTTCGGCTCAAGGGAGGCGACCCGTTTGTGTTCGGGCGCGGCTATGAAGAGCTGCAAGTTTGCCGTGAGCATGGAATTGCGTGCTTTATTGTGCCGGGTGTGAGCAGTTCGATATCTGCGGCCGCCAGCGCCGGAATTCCGGTGACGTCGAGAGGAGTCGCCCGCTCGTTCGCCGTTGTGACCGGTCAGACGGACCCTGCACTTGGTCGCTATTCGTTCGACTTCGATGCGTTGGCTCGAATGGATACGATCGTTCTGTTAATGGCTCGGAAGAATCTCGCTGAGATCACCGCCGGCCTGATCGCCGCCGGACTTGGCTCCGACACGCCGGCGGCCAGTATCGAAAACGCGACATGCGAAAACCAACGAGTCGCTTATGGGTCGGTTTCGACAATTTCCGACGTTGTCAAAGAGGTCGGAATCGACAGCCCTGTCGTTACGATCATCGGTCAAGTCGCGGGAATGTTGAATCAGGATCTGATTGAGATCCCGGAAGTTCGCGCCGTGCTGGGGTGA
- a CDS encoding CbiX/SirB N-terminal domain-containing protein — MAKFDDVTLVLGAHGSEAATDSNAPVEDLATQIRSADVFANVVPAFLLGQPNMTNVLEKVTTPKVVVVPLMTSSGYYLNLVIPKKLAENADAGNIDWLISSVAGMHERVAQLMVERVNLRLSQNEIAESDTTIVLVGHGTRRNRNSARSTFALFEKIKLAFPAARNRVAFLDQDPEANLVAASIVEGHTVVVPFLISRGPHTTVDVPVAFGLPSGPGVQFPIIQKTESRGGVRVTVCEQPMAYYPEMTDICIEIATEAVDSNSRLTLPELEIV, encoded by the coding sequence ATGGCAAAGTTTGACGATGTAACTTTGGTTCTTGGAGCACACGGATCTGAAGCCGCTACGGATTCCAACGCGCCGGTTGAGGATTTGGCGACACAAATTCGTTCTGCGGACGTGTTCGCGAACGTCGTTCCTGCGTTTTTGCTTGGTCAGCCAAATATGACCAACGTGCTTGAGAAAGTAACGACTCCGAAGGTCGTTGTTGTGCCGCTGATGACCAGTTCGGGCTATTACCTGAATTTGGTCATTCCCAAAAAGCTGGCCGAAAATGCCGACGCTGGAAACATCGATTGGTTGATCAGTTCCGTGGCTGGTATGCACGAACGGGTCGCACAGTTGATGGTCGAGCGAGTCAACTTGCGTTTGAGTCAGAACGAGATCGCAGAGTCCGACACGACGATCGTGCTGGTTGGGCATGGCACGCGGCGAAATCGAAACAGTGCCAGGTCAACGTTTGCACTCTTTGAAAAAATCAAGCTGGCCTTTCCTGCTGCCCGCAACCGCGTTGCGTTTCTCGATCAGGATCCCGAAGCCAATCTGGTCGCAGCATCGATCGTCGAAGGCCACACTGTCGTGGTCCCGTTCCTGATCAGCCGCGGGCCACACACAACGGTCGATGTTCCCGTGGCGTTTGGTTTGCCCTCCGGGCCGGGCGTTCAGTTTCCAATCATTCAAAAGACCGAGTCGCGTGGCGGTGTTCGAGTCACAGTTTGCGAGCAACCGATGGCCTACTATCCGGAAATGACAGACATCTGCATCGAAATTGCGACCGAAGCTGTCGATTCAAACAGTCGCCTGACGCTTCCAGAACTGGAGATCGTATGA
- a CDS encoding NADPH-dependent assimilatory sulfite reductase hemoprotein subunit has translation MAKDKNAPSKVEKAKVAGKLLRGTIDEVLRDESQDSFEHDDLQLLKFHGTYQQDDRDLRAERRKEGLGKAYSFMIRVALPGGVVSNSQYLDLDRMADEFANGSIRITTRQAVQFHGVVKDELRETMRQINASMMTTLAACGDVCRNVMASAAPFTDEVYTQIRKTTEEIAVDLRPATKAYYELWIDGQKQDIPKETEPFYGETYLPRKYKVGVTLAGENQIDVYSYDAGLVGFTEDGKLTGYNVVAGGGLGMSHGRPNTFARIADEIGFVAVENGVEAIRIVCAIYRDFGNRNDRKQARLKYLVNEKGVDWFREEFAKRASFDIQPPKVMPTIGIEDWLGPHKQNDDLWFYGVFVENGRIIDNDRTRCRSAFRKIAKEIGCDAVFTAQQSIIFSNLKESQVAELEAILKEFDVPTVDTLSNAKRYSMACPAMPTCGLAVAESERVSHDVVGAIETKLAELGLADVPLTIRMTGCPNGCARPYTADIAFVGRRPGVYHLFVGGRLTGDRMADLFAGDVKIEDAIEVLTPLLSKFAADRKENEGLGDFYQRILERDTPRKLVTGKEEQTLDAVAPLVQIG, from the coding sequence ATGGCCAAGGACAAGAACGCGCCGTCGAAAGTTGAAAAAGCAAAAGTTGCCGGCAAACTTCTACGCGGAACAATTGACGAAGTGCTTAGGGACGAAAGTCAGGACAGCTTTGAGCACGACGACTTGCAACTATTGAAGTTTCACGGAACTTATCAGCAGGACGATCGTGATTTGCGCGCCGAACGACGCAAAGAAGGTCTGGGCAAAGCCTACAGTTTCATGATCCGCGTCGCTTTGCCCGGTGGCGTCGTTTCCAACTCACAGTATCTCGACCTGGATCGAATGGCTGACGAATTTGCCAACGGTTCAATTCGAATCACGACTCGCCAGGCCGTACAGTTTCACGGTGTCGTCAAGGATGAACTGCGGGAGACGATGCGTCAAATCAATGCGTCGATGATGACGACGCTGGCAGCCTGTGGTGATGTTTGCCGAAACGTGATGGCCAGTGCGGCTCCGTTTACCGACGAAGTTTATACGCAGATTCGCAAGACTACCGAAGAGATCGCAGTCGACTTGCGCCCCGCCACCAAAGCCTACTACGAGTTGTGGATCGACGGCCAAAAGCAGGACATTCCGAAAGAGACGGAACCGTTCTACGGCGAAACCTACTTGCCCCGAAAATATAAAGTCGGTGTTACGCTCGCTGGTGAAAACCAGATCGACGTGTACTCCTACGACGCGGGGTTGGTCGGATTCACCGAAGACGGAAAGCTGACTGGCTACAACGTGGTTGCCGGTGGTGGGCTGGGGATGAGCCACGGACGCCCCAACACGTTCGCCCGCATCGCCGACGAGATCGGTTTTGTGGCAGTCGAAAACGGAGTCGAAGCGATTCGCATCGTGTGCGCGATCTATCGCGATTTCGGAAATCGAAACGATCGCAAACAGGCTCGATTGAAGTATCTGGTCAACGAAAAAGGTGTCGACTGGTTCCGTGAGGAATTTGCCAAACGAGCAAGTTTTGACATCCAACCGCCCAAGGTCATGCCGACAATCGGTATCGAAGACTGGTTGGGTCCGCACAAACAGAATGATGACCTTTGGTTCTATGGCGTGTTTGTTGAAAACGGACGAATCATCGACAACGATCGAACACGCTGCCGCAGTGCGTTTCGGAAAATTGCCAAAGAGATCGGTTGCGACGCAGTGTTCACTGCTCAGCAAAGCATCATCTTTAGCAACTTGAAAGAGTCGCAGGTCGCGGAACTCGAAGCCATCCTCAAAGAGTTCGATGTCCCCACCGTCGATACGCTTTCCAACGCAAAACGCTATTCGATGGCTTGCCCCGCGATGCCGACCTGTGGTTTGGCGGTTGCGGAATCAGAACGCGTATCTCACGACGTCGTCGGAGCAATCGAAACAAAGCTTGCCGAACTCGGCTTGGCAGACGTTCCGCTGACGATCCGCATGACTGGATGCCCCAACGGTTGCGCTCGGCCCTACACGGCTGACATTGCTTTCGTTGGCCGCCGTCCCGGTGTCTATCACCTGTTCGTTGGTGGTCGCTTGACAGGCGATCGCATGGCCGATCTGTTCGCCGGCGATGTCAAAATCGAAGACGCCATCGAGGTGCTGACGCCGCTGTTGAGCAAGTTCGCTGCGGACAGGAAAGAGAACGAAGGGTTGGGCGATTTCTATCAACGGATTCTCGAGCGTGACACTCCGCGAAAGCTTGTTACCGGTAAAGAAGAGCAGACGTTGGACGCCGTAGCTCCGCTGGTTCAGATCGGATAA